A section of the Myxocyprinus asiaticus isolate MX2 ecotype Aquarium Trade chromosome 22, UBuf_Myxa_2, whole genome shotgun sequence genome encodes:
- the LOC127412630 gene encoding RE1-silencing transcription factor-like: protein MSAQTVYPATAGIFMPSVGIPLPGEGHDLPELSRNDLAAPQLVMLANVVLASETSPSEYNAEEIQMVELKTVGCNSYSDSEEEGIIRYTLDNTEMSEDMYAEQATRVEPEVTERVLEQSAIERAENRSKPSEKYPSESSAAEKRKCDPVFIFECNKKKKKPFFCKPCQYQADCEEDFIHHIRAHSSKKMSVANGAGDSNDDLACESGQSLTETPENSESLNYKGVISCERCGYNTNRYDHYIAHLKHHTKEGEDQRVFKCTICTYTTISQYHWKKHLRNHFPSKLFTCSQCSYFSDRKNNYIQHIRTHTGERPFKCIYCEYSSSQKTHLTRHMRTHSGERPFKCDNCSYLAANQHEVTRHARQVHNGPKPLSCPYCQYKTADRSNFKKHVELHVNPRQFLCPVCKYAASKKCNLQYHIKSRHPGYSDVDVSKVKLRVKRPDADDLPPNKNNKLVINQVGERQSKEEEKGEMDDTESGPINLSIKTPSKPTPALETELTDRTSKKNAVVICREKNGKPIQQPNEKTAEKKSILKNEGKEKNSKKVKAKTLEKVADITTTQTEGCTDKQDNKKEKEIKKIERSVEKVKKRRAKKDKPLKETANEVTAQHQTLVAEKQRLELVRQEKERLENDLVDKEQQEKQDKEEKNRLEKEKQLQNEKVKETDESTKDCRESQTKKLYKRQTKSTKVDTGNDTKSTEEVQEVRTKPVKRKAEAMNIPGTETSEQKCPSKRVKSKKKNATKLSPGSSGSPQSNRTIPQGVNAMKSKSKNPGTSANRPESCVTEPEKTSANIDSNAGPENLTTPQTDELPTTEPLKVLDQPDQQIPTVVTCQDEGVHKETSSVEEEPTVGITALSQLQDPELELLKETEGRTSAEPKEVLEVDSGSEMLSPTNSESCPGFSQQQPVFSPTLELSGPPHLKSTEAEDDEGIHSNDGGSDISDSASEGSNDSGLNGLAAARDGGENLPETPSEELPSSTKLLSHTCIFCDRIFSLEMDYRRHLNRHLVNVYYLEGAAQVEK, encoded by the exons ATGTCTGCTCAGACAGTGTATCCAGCAACAGCTGGTATCTTCATGCCTTCTGTAGGCATCCCACTGCCAGGGGAGGGCCATGACCTCCCCGAGCTGTCTCGGAACGACCTGGCTGCCCCTCAGCTAGTGATGCTGGCTAACGTGGTGCTAGCATCAGAGACGTCTCCCTCTGAATATAATGCAGAGGAGATACAAATGGTTGAACTCAAGACTGTTGGATGCAACAGCTACTCTGACAGTGAGGAAGAGGGTATTATCAGATACACTCTTGACAACACCGAGATGTCTGAGGACATGTACGCTGAACAGGCCACTCGGGTAGAGCCAGAGGTGACGGAAAGAGTTCTAGAGCAGAGTGCCATAGAGCGAGCAGAAAACCGCTCAAAACCTTCTGAAAAATACCCATCTGAATCCTCAGCTGCAGAGAAACGTAAGTGTGACCCAGTCTTCATCTttgaatgcaacaaaaagaagaagaagcccTTCTTCTGTAAACCCTGCCAGTACCAGGCCGATTGCGAGGAGGACTTCATTCACCACATCCGTGCTCACAGCTCCAAGAAAATGAGCGTGGCAAATGGAGCGGGAGACTCCAATGACGATCTGGCTTGTGAGTCAGGCCAATCTTTGACAGAAACCCCAGAGAACAGTGAAAGTTTGAACTATAAAGGCGTGATCAGCTGTGAGCGCTGTGGATACAACACCAACCGTTACGACCACTACATAGCCCACCTTAAACATCACACTAAGGAAGGTGAAGATCAGAGAGTTTTCAAGTGCACCATTTGCACTTATACAACCATCAGTCAGTACCACTGGAAAAAACACTTGAGGAATCACTTTCCAAGCAAGCTTTTCACCTGCAGCCAGTGCTCTTATTTTTCTGATCgcaaaaataattacatacagCACATCCGAACCCACACAG GTGAGCGTCCATTCAAGTGCATATACTGTGAATACTCCAGTTCCCAAAAAACCCACCTCACCAGACACATGAGAACCCATTCAG GTGAGAGGCCTTTCAAATGTGACAACTGCAGCTACCTGGCAGCCAACCAGCACGAGGTGACCCGCCATGCCAGACAGGTCCACAATGGGCCCAAGCCCCTAAGCTGCCCTTACTGCCAGTACAAGACAGCTGACCGCAGCAACTTTAAAAAGCACGTTGAGCTCCATGTTAACCCTCGCCAATTTCTTTGCCCGGTCTGCAAATACGCTGCATCCAAAAAGTGCAACTTGCAGTACCACATCAAGTCCAGACACCCAGGATACTCTGATGTGGATGTGTCTAAGGTCAAGCTGCGAGTCAAGAGGCCTGATGCTGATGATCTCCCGCCAAATAAGAATAATAAGCTTGTGATAAATCAGGTTGGAGAGAGACAAAGTAAGGAAGAAGAAAAAGGTGAAATGGATGATACTGAATCAGGTCCCATCAACCTCTCCATCAAGACACCCAGTAAACCCACCCCTGCTCTGGAGACAGAACTGACTGACAGGACTTCAAAGAAAAATGCAGTTGTCATTTGTAGAGAGAAAAATGGAAAACCAATTCAGCAACCCAATGAAAAAACTGCAGAGAAAAAGTCCATTTTGAAAAATGAGGGGAAAGAGAAAAACAGTAAGAAGGTTAAAGCAAAGACTTTAGAGAAAGTTGCGGACATCACCACGACTCAAACCGAGGGCTGCACTGACAAGCAAGATAATAAAAAGGAGAAAGAGATTAAAAAGATTGAGAGATCTGTGGAGAAAGTTAAAAAACGCCGTGCTAAGAAAGATAAGCCATTGAAGGAGACTGCAAATGAAGTAACTGCACAACATCAAACCCTTGTTGCAGAGAAGCAAAGGTTGGAATTGGTCAGACAGGAGAAGGAAAGACTGGAGAACGATCTTGTAGATAAAGAACAGCAGGAAAAACAGGATAAGGAGGAAAAAAATAGgctagaaaaagaaaaacaattgcagaatgagaaagtgaaggaGACTGATGAAAGCACAAAGGATTGCAGGGAATCGCAAACCAAGAAACTATACAAGAGGCAGACAAAATCAACAAAAGTCGACACTGGAAATGATACAAAGAGTACAGAGGAAGTCCAAGAAGTCAGGACTAAACCAGTCAAAAGAAAAGCAGAGGCTATGAACATACCAGGGACTGAGACTTCAGAACAGAAATGTCCTTCCAAGCGGGTCAAGAGCAAGAAGAAAAATGCAACCAAGCTATCACCTGGTTCATCAGGTTCTCCACAAAGCAATCGCACCATACCTCAGGGTGTAAACGCCATGAAGAGCAAAAGCAAGAACCCGGGAACAAGTGCAAACAGACCTGAGAGTTGCGTCACTGAACCTGAGAAGACCAGTGCAAACATTGACAGTAATGCAGGCCCAGAGAATCTAACCACCCCACAAACTGATGAACTGCCCACCACAGAACCACTGAAGGTACTTGACCAACCAGACCAGCAGATACCAACCGTGGTGACCTGCCAAGATGAGGGAGTTCACAAAGAGACCAGTTCTGTTGAGGAGGAACCCACAGTTGGAATAACAGCTCTGAGCCAACTCCAGGATCCAGAGCTAGAATTGCTAAAAGAAACAGAAGGAAGGACCTCAGCTGAACCAAAGGAAGTATTGGAGGTGGACAGTGGAAGTGAGATGCTGTCACCTACTAACAGCGAGAGCTGTCCAGGATTCAGCCAACAGCAGCCCGTTTTTAGCCCAACACTTGAACTTTCTGGTCCACCTCATCTCAAATCCACTGAGGCAGAAGATGATGAGGGTATCCATAGTAATGATGGGGGAAGTGACATCAGTGATAGTGCATCTGAAGGAAGCAATGACTCGGGTCTTAACGGACTGGCCGCTGCTAGAGATGGTGGAGAGAATCTCCCAGAAACTCCTTCAGAGGAGcttccatcttcaaccaaactgCTTAGTCACACGTGTATCTTCTGTGACCGTATATTCTCGTTGGAGATGGACTACCGTCGTCACTTGAACCGCCATCTTGTAAATGTGTATTACTTGGAGGGGGCGGCTCAGGTTGAAAAATGA